In a single window of the Prochlorococcus marinus XMU1412 genome:
- a CDS encoding glutathione S-transferase family protein has protein sequence MITLYQFRHSAFCLKTRMALHAKRLQYRVEEVTPGIGQFEIFKLSGQKQVPVIVDSNDQVINDSSTICEYLDKKNENNPLFPEDPILFAQCKLIEDWADTTMATTCRKALIKSAIENPQLRTALLPDEIPSSVKSIVDKLPFKNLSKISNVVLSSKDNLELQKLLEALSKSLINKKYLVGDSLSIADISIAAQLSLLKFPKSAGPILSGEGSQEYINNPYLENLFIWRNNLEEYLFSANSQ, from the coding sequence ATGATTACATTATATCAATTTAGGCATAGTGCTTTTTGTTTAAAAACAAGAATGGCTCTTCATGCAAAAAGACTACAATATCGAGTTGAAGAAGTAACACCTGGCATAGGCCAATTTGAAATCTTTAAATTATCAGGTCAAAAACAAGTACCTGTAATAGTCGATAGTAATGATCAAGTTATTAATGACTCTTCAACTATTTGCGAATATTTAGATAAAAAAAATGAAAACAATCCACTCTTTCCGGAGGATCCAATATTATTTGCACAATGCAAACTAATTGAAGACTGGGCAGATACTACAATGGCTACAACTTGTAGAAAAGCTTTAATAAAATCTGCAATAGAAAATCCACAGCTAAGAACTGCATTACTTCCAGATGAAATACCTTCTTCAGTTAAAAGTATTGTTGATAAATTACCTTTTAAAAATCTTAGTAAAATTTCTAATGTAGTTTTGTCTTCTAAAGATAATTTAGAACTCCAAAAATTACTGGAAGCTTTATCAAAATCCTTGATCAACAAGAAATATTTAGTTGGAGATAGTTTATCAATCGCAGATATTTCAATTGCTGCTCAATTATCACTTCTTAAGTTTCCAAAGTCTGCAGGACCAATTCTTTCAGGAGAGGGAAGCCAAGAATACATAAACAACCCTTATTTAGAAAATCTTTTCATTTGGAGGAACAACTTAGAAGAATATCTTTTTAGTGCTAACTCTCAATAA
- a CDS encoding uroporphyrinogen-III synthase yields the protein MPKVDLPLDQRNIIITRSKEGILDIKKIFTSKGANVFDLPAISIGDPDDLNPLDEALNQINDFHWIIFSSSNGIKFVDKRLRYFNSSLKECSKKTKIAVVGEKTSKTLDDFGIKADFIPPEFVAESLIDNFPVSGYGLRVFVPRVQTGGRDLIADQFRKAGARVFEVAAYETRCPDSIPEETIDIISNRKVDAIIFSSGKTVVNAAFLLEKKLGKQWLDYFDQIKLLSIGPQTTKICNKIFGRVDSQAQKYTFEGLLDLAINIFS from the coding sequence ATGCCAAAAGTTGATCTACCCCTTGATCAAAGAAATATAATTATTACTCGATCAAAAGAAGGGATATTGGATATAAAAAAGATTTTCACAAGCAAGGGCGCTAATGTATTTGATTTGCCTGCAATAAGTATTGGTGATCCTGATGATTTGAATCCTCTTGACGAAGCATTAAATCAAATAAATGATTTTCATTGGATTATTTTTTCCAGTAGTAATGGGATCAAATTTGTGGATAAAAGACTTAGATACTTTAATAGTTCATTAAAAGAATGTTCTAAAAAAACAAAAATCGCCGTAGTCGGAGAAAAAACCTCAAAAACTCTTGATGATTTTGGGATTAAGGCTGATTTTATACCTCCAGAATTTGTTGCTGAAAGTTTAATTGATAATTTCCCAGTATCTGGTTATGGACTTCGAGTTTTTGTACCAAGAGTTCAGACAGGTGGTAGGGATCTAATTGCAGATCAATTTAGAAAGGCTGGCGCTCGTGTATTTGAGGTTGCTGCATATGAAACTAGATGTCCTGACTCAATTCCAGAAGAAACAATTGATATTATTTCTAATCGAAAAGTAGATGCAATTATTTTCTCAAGCGGTAAAACCGTAGTAAATGCTGCTTTTTTACTAGAAAAAAAACTTGGTAAACAATGGTTAGATTATTTTGATCAGATTAAGTTGTTATCTATTGGACCTCAGACAACAAAAATATGTAACAAGATTTTTGGAAGAGTTGATAGTCAGGCACAAAAATATACCTTTGAAGGACTGCTAGATCTGGCAATTAATATTTTTAGTTAG
- the petL gene encoding cytochrome b6-f complex subunit PetL produces MNIIFYFAFIGFGLGAAFALDKLLRAVKLI; encoded by the coding sequence ATGAACATCATTTTCTATTTTGCATTTATTGGTTTTGGTTTGGGAGCTGCTTTCGCATTAGATAAGCTATTAAGAGCAGTTAAATTAATATAA
- a CDS encoding HesB/IscA family protein, producing the protein MENVEVKQEVKNSDDGKGILITNDAIEQISNLLKGQSDKKALRVGVRSGGCSGMSYTMDFIGTNEINPDDKVYDYSLKADQNFQVVCDPKSLLYIYGMQLDFSKELIGGGFNFVNPNASQTCGCGSSFAV; encoded by the coding sequence ATGGAAAATGTAGAAGTTAAACAGGAAGTTAAAAATTCTGATGATGGCAAAGGTATCTTAATTACGAATGATGCTATAGAACAAATTTCAAATTTATTGAAGGGCCAAAGTGATAAAAAAGCACTAAGGGTAGGAGTAAGATCAGGTGGCTGTAGTGGGATGAGTTACACGATGGATTTCATAGGAACTAATGAAATAAATCCCGATGATAAAGTTTATGATTATTCATTAAAAGCTGATCAAAACTTTCAAGTAGTTTGTGATCCTAAAAGTCTGTTATATATTTATGGAATGCAATTAGATTTTAGTAAGGAATTAATTGGAGGTGGCTTTAATTTTGTAAATCCCAATGCTTCGCAAACTTGCGGTTGTGGAAGCTCCTTTGCAGTTTAA
- a CDS encoding chlororespiratory reduction protein 7 → MSNPLIRASDHYVLLEPDSKEKIVSKQEAILWLKNWLSKTETQTIYQNIEDPDQEFFEELLESTYELEIKLGYVIKWFAVRIEPD, encoded by the coding sequence ATGTCAAATCCACTAATAAGAGCATCAGATCATTATGTATTGTTAGAGCCAGATTCAAAAGAAAAAATTGTATCAAAGCAAGAAGCAATTTTATGGTTAAAGAATTGGCTTAGTAAGACAGAAACACAAACAATATATCAAAATATAGAAGATCCTGATCAGGAATTTTTTGAAGAATTATTGGAAAGCACTTATGAATTAGAAATAAAATTAGGATACGTTATCAAATGGTTTGCAGTAAGAATTGAACCAGATTAA
- a CDS encoding dihydrofolate reductase family protein, producing MSIPRVIIVIASSLDGRIAFPRGGESHLGSNEDKKILNQNLSMVDATIFGLGTLIAHQSTYLVKNLNDNNEVNISKSQPISIVASNSKKFNGNWKYFRQPIRRWLISSSKVDNSSNNAFEKELFFEDSWEKTLISLKKQGINDLALLGGAKLINSFIKEDLITDIKITIIPRIIGGRYTWIPPEKTNAIFNLERLWEIKSIKNLMNNEIHIHYKKI from the coding sequence TTGAGTATCCCAAGAGTAATAATTGTTATAGCATCAAGTCTTGATGGGAGAATTGCATTTCCTCGAGGTGGAGAATCACATCTTGGAAGTAATGAAGATAAAAAAATATTAAATCAAAACTTATCAATGGTTGACGCCACCATTTTTGGTTTAGGTACTTTAATAGCTCATCAATCAACTTACCTAGTTAAAAATCTAAATGATAATAACGAAGTAAATATATCAAAAAGCCAACCAATTTCTATAGTTGCTTCAAATAGCAAAAAATTTAACGGTAATTGGAAATACTTTCGTCAACCAATTAGAAGATGGCTAATAAGCTCAAGTAAAGTTGATAATTCGTCGAATAATGCATTCGAGAAAGAACTCTTTTTCGAAGATTCATGGGAAAAAACTTTAATTTCACTCAAAAAACAAGGGATAAATGATTTAGCTCTTTTAGGAGGTGCAAAACTCATAAATTCATTTATAAAAGAGGATCTAATAACAGATATAAAAATTACAATAATTCCACGAATTATTGGAGGTAGATATACATGGATCCCTCCAGAAAAAACAAATGCGATTTTTAATCTCGAAAGACTATGGGAAATAAAATCAATTAAAAATTTAATGAATAATGAAATCCATATTCATTACAAAAAAATTTAA
- the rbfA gene encoding 30S ribosome-binding factor RbfA has product MPNNYRLAKVSSLLKKEITLILQNDLENDLIRDHFVNISKIDLSGDLQHCKIYITSTAEEKVRKEIVENLNTAKSSIRHSLGKRIEMRRVPEINFKDDVVLDKGLSVLKLLDELKNKNQNNNVEEKDAKS; this is encoded by the coding sequence ATGCCAAATAATTACCGTCTTGCAAAAGTTTCTTCTCTTTTGAAGAAAGAAATAACCCTTATTTTGCAGAATGATTTAGAAAATGATCTTATTAGGGATCATTTCGTCAATATTTCTAAGATTGATTTATCAGGTGATTTGCAACACTGTAAAATTTATATAACTTCAACTGCTGAAGAGAAAGTAAGGAAAGAGATTGTGGAAAACTTGAATACTGCTAAAAGCTCTATAAGGCATAGTTTAGGAAAAAGAATTGAGATGAGAAGAGTTCCAGAGATAAATTTTAAAGACGATGTTGTTCTTGATAAAGGATTATCAGTCTTGAAACTTCTCGATGAATTAAAAAATAAAAATCAAAATAATAATGTTGAGGAAAAGGATGCCAAAAGTTGA
- a CDS encoding DUF6816 family protein — MKILLGLILCLIFQGIFLESSFALVDSNVREFLENRVNQWPELYLPNFKLSDTSRDLIYPKWFEGNWLVTSQDIVNDSEEPVIYKVNFFKNDSDLIVGNRAKNSESIGKAIFGETLIKVVNDPQSINNQITYLKDDFYIDSRITGRNQIQDDDIFFADELVIQTAHKPGASRMNQVETISKFQKCSEEILEVDNPIKPSICGVQYVASYGSKVGDPSIHAIKTNKYKLKFQFIES; from the coding sequence ATGAAAATTCTTCTTGGATTAATTCTTTGCTTGATTTTTCAAGGAATTTTTTTAGAAAGTTCTTTTGCTCTAGTAGATTCTAACGTACGAGAGTTTTTGGAAAATCGTGTAAATCAATGGCCAGAATTATATTTGCCAAATTTTAAATTATCGGATACTTCTAGGGATTTAATTTATCCTAAATGGTTCGAGGGGAATTGGCTTGTTACTTCTCAAGATATAGTTAATGATTCAGAAGAGCCAGTTATTTATAAAGTAAATTTCTTTAAGAATGATTCAGATTTAATTGTTGGTAATCGTGCAAAAAATTCTGAATCTATTGGAAAAGCAATTTTTGGTGAAACCTTAATAAAGGTTGTAAATGATCCTCAATCTATTAATAATCAAATTACTTATTTAAAAGATGATTTTTATATTGATTCAAGAATTACAGGGAGAAATCAGATCCAAGATGATGATATTTTTTTCGCAGATGAGCTAGTTATACAAACAGCACATAAGCCAGGTGCTTCAAGGATGAATCAGGTAGAGACCATTAGTAAATTCCAAAAATGTTCCGAAGAAATATTGGAAGTTGATAATCCAATCAAACCATCAATTTGTGGAGTGCAATATGTTGCTTCTTATGGTTCAAAAGTTGGTGATCCTTCTATTCATGCTATAAAAACAAATAAATATAAATTGAAGTTTCAATTTATTGAGAGTTAG
- the zds gene encoding 9,9'-di-cis-zeta-carotene desaturase, whose protein sequence is MKIAIVGSGLAGLTAAVNLVDEGHEVEIYESRSFWGGKVGSWEDKDGNHIEMGLHVFFYNYANLFKLMKKVGALDNLLPKDHTHLFINNGGNLKSLDFRFPLGAPFNGLKAFFTTEQLTWVDKFRNALALGTSPIVRGLIDYEGAMKIIRDLDRISFKEWFLNHGGSEKSLERMWDPIAYALGFINCKDISARCMLTIFMMFASKTEASKLNLLKGSPHKWLTQPIVDYITNKGATIHLNHKVEEIIYEKESSSYSVNQLKISSPEGIKAVFADKFLAACDVPGIKKIIPKEWYQFKEFEGLKKLRAVAVATIQLRYDGWVTELQKDNTGNEPIGLDNLLYSADASFSCFADLALASPADYRKKDMGSLLQCVLTPGDRWMGRSTERITKEIDKEVRRLFPSSKNLKLLWSNVVQIPQSLYREAPGMEPFRPDQKTSISNFFMAGSYTKQDYIDSMEGATMSGHLAAAAILEKKAELAKNLAVS, encoded by the coding sequence GTGAAAATTGCAATAGTTGGTTCTGGATTAGCTGGTCTTACAGCAGCAGTCAATTTAGTTGATGAAGGCCACGAAGTAGAAATTTACGAGAGCAGGTCATTTTGGGGAGGTAAAGTAGGAAGTTGGGAAGATAAGGATGGCAACCACATAGAAATGGGTTTACATGTATTTTTTTACAATTACGCAAATCTTTTTAAATTAATGAAAAAAGTGGGAGCTCTAGACAATTTACTCCCGAAAGATCATACTCATCTATTTATCAATAATGGTGGTAATTTAAAATCGTTAGACTTTAGATTCCCTTTAGGTGCTCCATTTAACGGACTTAAAGCTTTTTTTACCACCGAACAACTTACTTGGGTAGATAAATTCAGAAATGCCTTGGCTTTAGGGACAAGTCCAATCGTTAGAGGATTGATAGACTATGAAGGCGCAATGAAAATAATTAGAGATCTAGATAGAATTAGTTTTAAAGAATGGTTTTTAAACCATGGTGGAAGTGAAAAAAGTTTAGAAAGAATGTGGGATCCTATCGCATATGCATTAGGTTTTATTAATTGCAAAGATATTTCAGCAAGATGCATGCTAACTATATTCATGATGTTTGCTTCAAAAACTGAAGCCTCAAAACTTAATCTTTTAAAAGGTTCCCCACATAAGTGGTTAACGCAACCCATCGTCGACTACATCACAAACAAAGGAGCAACAATACATCTTAACCATAAGGTAGAAGAAATCATCTATGAAAAGGAATCATCCTCTTATTCAGTAAATCAATTAAAAATATCTTCTCCTGAAGGGATTAAGGCAGTGTTTGCAGATAAATTTCTAGCTGCCTGTGATGTTCCTGGAATAAAAAAAATAATTCCAAAAGAATGGTATCAATTTAAAGAATTTGAAGGTTTAAAAAAACTTAGAGCTGTAGCTGTTGCCACAATCCAATTAAGATATGACGGTTGGGTTACTGAATTACAAAAAGATAATACTGGAAACGAACCAATTGGACTAGATAACCTTCTTTATTCTGCTGATGCCTCTTTCAGTTGTTTTGCTGATTTAGCATTAGCAAGTCCAGCAGACTATAGAAAAAAAGATATGGGATCTCTTCTCCAATGTGTTTTAACTCCTGGCGATAGATGGATGGGAAGATCTACAGAAAGAATTACAAAAGAAATTGATAAAGAGGTTCGCCGTCTATTCCCATCCTCAAAAAACCTTAAATTGCTTTGGAGTAACGTGGTACAAATTCCACAATCACTCTATAGAGAAGCTCCCGGTATGGAACCTTTCAGACCCGATCAAAAAACATCTATATCTAATTTCTTCATGGCTGGTAGTTATACAAAACAAGATTACATAGACTCTATGGAGGGAGCTACAATGAGTGGTCATTTAGCTGCCGCGGCAATTTTAGAGAAGAAAGCCGAATTAGCAAAAAATCTTGCAGTAAGTTAA
- a CDS encoding DUF751 family protein, with protein sequence MGEFFSNVARYPKYLISIIVGGLVALLEPLFKNRSNPLTIVGLISSVLSAFITVYFVLQAMTNPINLQP encoded by the coding sequence ATGGGCGAATTTTTCTCTAATGTTGCGAGATATCCAAAGTATTTGATATCTATCATTGTTGGGGGACTTGTTGCATTGCTTGAACCTTTATTCAAGAATAGATCAAATCCACTCACAATAGTTGGTTTGATATCTTCTGTCTTAAGTGCTTTCATAACTGTTTATTTTGTCTTGCAAGCGATGACAAACCCAATAAATTTACAACCATAA
- a CDS encoding 6-pyruvoyl trahydropterin synthase family protein: MTSTQSKPLHGKGRECVITRRACFSSSHRYWLPEKSPEENLSLFGKCSIAPGHGHNYELIVSMGGELDSDGMVLNLSDVKHSIKDKVTGQLDFRFLNDVWPEFNVDNQEGILPTTEALVKVIWHRLKDDLPLTSLRLYENPNLWADYFGKNMEAFLTVQTHFAAAHRLAKEEISFDENKKIYGKCARVNGHGHNYLVDITVKGDIDKRTGMVCDLSALQEIINDLVVEQLDHTFLNKDIEFFHNCVPTAENIALYISDILKKPIHQLGATLHKIRLQESPNNAAEIYVDQKLTNSLKLQFENSLVTQT; this comes from the coding sequence ATGACTTCTACACAATCCAAACCATTACATGGAAAAGGACGTGAATGCGTCATAACTCGACGTGCCTGCTTTAGTTCTAGTCACCGTTATTGGCTTCCTGAAAAAAGCCCAGAAGAAAATTTATCTCTTTTTGGAAAGTGCAGTATTGCACCAGGACATGGTCATAATTATGAACTTATTGTTTCAATGGGTGGAGAACTAGACTCTGATGGAATGGTACTTAATCTTTCTGATGTAAAACACTCCATTAAAGATAAGGTTACTGGACAACTAGATTTTCGTTTTTTAAATGATGTCTGGCCTGAATTTAATGTTGATAATCAAGAGGGTATACTTCCCACAACTGAAGCATTAGTAAAGGTCATTTGGCATCGTCTGAAGGATGATTTACCTCTTACAAGTCTAAGACTTTATGAAAACCCAAATTTATGGGCAGATTATTTTGGAAAAAACATGGAAGCATTTTTAACAGTACAAACTCATTTTGCAGCAGCTCATAGACTTGCAAAAGAAGAGATATCCTTTGATGAAAATAAAAAAATCTATGGAAAATGTGCCAGAGTTAATGGACATGGTCATAACTATCTTGTCGATATAACTGTAAAAGGAGACATTGATAAAAGAACAGGAATGGTTTGCGACTTATCTGCCCTCCAAGAGATAATTAACGATTTAGTTGTTGAACAATTAGATCATACTTTTCTTAATAAAGACATAGAATTTTTCCATAATTGTGTTCCAACTGCTGAAAATATAGCTTTATATATTTCTGATATTCTTAAAAAACCAATACATCAACTTGGTGCAACATTACACAAAATAAGACTCCAAGAGAGTCCAAATAATGCTGCAGAAATTTATGTTGATCAAAAGTTAACCAATTCATTGAAGTTGCAATTTGAAAATAGTTTAGTAACGCAAACTTGA
- a CDS encoding DUF4346 domain-containing protein, translating to MDSSQSLDEKKKIDNNLSNRYIDLDPNGYFIIKVDLEENKIILEHFLNNINDDGYALDPETNEPIKCDSQNKRVCNEVFEGISAKQLGILITEERNDLITRFDHALYLGRELQKAEECLYKKLPYIQD from the coding sequence ATGGATTCAAGTCAAAGTTTAGATGAAAAAAAAAAGATTGATAATAATCTATCCAACCGATATATAGACTTAGATCCAAACGGTTATTTCATTATAAAGGTAGATTTAGAAGAAAATAAAATAATTTTAGAGCACTTTCTAAATAATATTAATGATGACGGATATGCGCTTGACCCAGAAACAAATGAGCCAATCAAATGCGACTCTCAAAATAAAAGAGTTTGTAATGAAGTTTTTGAAGGAATTAGTGCGAAACAACTTGGAATATTGATCACTGAAGAAAGAAATGACTTAATAACAAGATTCGATCATGCTCTATATTTAGGCCGGGAACTACAAAAAGCAGAAGAATGTTTATACAAAAAATTACCATATATCCAAGATTAA
- a CDS encoding GNAT family N-acetyltransferase: MNQPIHKVEVKLSIKEISKEIWNELANEINNPFYEWTWLKNLEISKSVSRETGWQPLYFVAVKNEEILGIAPLFLKNHSYGEFIFDQSFARLAQELNLNYYPKLIGMSPYSPVNGYQFLYKKNKDKNEITNLLINHIESFAITNKILSCNFLYINESWGNHLKSLGYHEWINSSSEWRSNGEKTFNDFLSRFNSNQRKNIKKERKSITKQHIKVEIFNEDNINQEILKKMHNFYEQHCSRWGVWGSKYLTSTFFETLVDNKKNLLLFSASKHDSNEIFAMSMCVKNQNNLWGRYWGSQEEISNLHFELCYYQPIEWAIKNSIHLFDPGAGGKHKRRRGFFAKSTISLHKWFDKNMENIISPWLNEVNKQTEMEIDFENKSIPFK, from the coding sequence ATGAACCAACCAATACATAAAGTTGAAGTCAAATTATCAATTAAGGAAATCTCCAAGGAGATATGGAATGAATTAGCAAATGAAATTAATAATCCATTTTATGAATGGACTTGGCTTAAAAACCTTGAGATATCAAAAAGTGTTTCAAGAGAAACTGGTTGGCAGCCACTATATTTTGTTGCTGTTAAAAATGAAGAGATATTAGGAATTGCCCCACTTTTTTTAAAAAATCATAGCTATGGAGAATTCATTTTTGACCAATCATTTGCAAGATTGGCTCAAGAGCTGAATTTAAATTATTACCCTAAATTAATTGGAATGAGTCCTTATAGTCCTGTAAATGGATATCAATTTCTTTATAAAAAAAATAAAGACAAGAACGAAATTACAAATTTACTTATAAACCACATTGAAAGCTTTGCGATTACAAACAAAATTCTAAGTTGTAATTTTTTATATATTAATGAAAGCTGGGGCAACCATCTTAAATCTTTGGGATACCATGAATGGATAAATTCCAGCAGTGAATGGAGAAGTAATGGAGAAAAAACATTTAATGATTTTCTTTCTAGATTTAACTCTAATCAGAGAAAAAATATAAAAAAAGAGAGGAAATCAATTACTAAACAACATATTAAAGTAGAAATTTTTAATGAAGATAATATCAACCAAGAAATCCTAAAAAAAATGCATAATTTTTATGAACAGCATTGCTCGAGGTGGGGAGTTTGGGGAAGTAAATATCTAACATCTACATTTTTCGAAACACTGGTTGATAATAAAAAAAATCTTTTACTTTTTAGTGCATCAAAACATGATTCAAATGAAATTTTTGCCATGTCGATGTGCGTTAAAAATCAAAACAACTTATGGGGTAGATATTGGGGTAGTCAAGAAGAAATATCTAATTTACATTTTGAATTATGCTATTACCAGCCAATTGAATGGGCAATAAAAAATAGTATCCATTTGTTTGATCCTGGAGCGGGTGGTAAACATAAAAGACGGAGGGGTTTTTTTGCAAAAAGCACAATTAGCTTGCATAAGTGGTTTGACAAAAATATGGAAAATATAATTAGTCCTTGGCTAAATGAAGTTAACAAACAAACCGAGATGGAGATTGATTTTGAAAATAAATCTATACCCTTTAAATAA
- a CDS encoding tetratricopeptide repeat protein, with translation MNNEINPIEEDFNAALSRYKAGHDLIPIVQDFQKIIQQIPNHFAAWTCLSWLQLLLKNNEEALSAARQAVRLNQQDPQARMNLSLALLATNNKGVRDHIELIKKMSMMMPDVKSELKESVEDGLSRYPDWPELTKVKQWLDF, from the coding sequence ATGAATAACGAAATTAATCCCATCGAAGAGGATTTTAATGCAGCTTTATCAAGATATAAAGCAGGGCATGATTTAATTCCAATCGTTCAAGATTTTCAAAAAATTATACAGCAAATTCCAAATCATTTTGCTGCCTGGACTTGTTTATCATGGCTTCAATTACTTTTGAAAAATAATGAAGAAGCTTTGTCAGCTGCCAGACAAGCTGTTCGATTAAATCAGCAAGATCCACAAGCAAGAATGAATTTGTCTTTAGCTCTTTTGGCTACCAATAATAAAGGTGTTAGGGATCATATTGAGTTAATAAAAAAAATGTCCATGATGATGCCAGATGTGAAAAGTGAGTTGAAAGAATCTGTTGAAGACGGATTAAGTAGATATCCAGATTGGCCTGAGTTAACCAAAGTAAAACAATGGTTGGATTTTTAA
- a CDS encoding SRPBCC family protein produces MGTWLKHDVITVVNAPLENVWDTWSDLDSMSLWMSWIESVKTVDEETNTLPDLTEWTLAANGFRFKWKAQITERVEKSKLKWKSIGGLPTEGSVVFESKTDQITTVNLAITYELPKMIARFMEENILGKMVTNELQANIDRFKDLVEKNYSKNFSN; encoded by the coding sequence ATGGGTACTTGGCTAAAACATGACGTAATAACAGTTGTTAATGCGCCTCTTGAAAATGTATGGGACACATGGAGCGATTTAGACTCAATGTCACTTTGGATGAGCTGGATTGAATCTGTAAAAACAGTTGACGAAGAAACTAATACGTTACCAGATTTAACAGAATGGACTTTAGCTGCAAATGGCTTTAGATTTAAATGGAAAGCTCAAATTACAGAAAGGGTTGAAAAAAGTAAACTTAAATGGAAATCAATAGGAGGTTTACCAACTGAGGGATCAGTAGTTTTCGAAAGTAAAACTGATCAAATCACAACGGTAAATTTAGCAATAACTTATGAGCTACCTAAAATGATTGCACGGTTTATGGAAGAAAATATCTTAGGCAAAATGGTAACAAACGAATTACAGGCCAATATTGATAGGTTCAAAGATTTAGTTGAAAAGAACTATTCAAAAAATTTTTCTAACTAA
- a CDS encoding shikimate kinase, protein MEQSIIEKTVHTIKGRSIFLIGMMGSGKSQTGLKLAELLKYKYIDLDSLIEKLAKKSINQIFNDEGEDNFRELEANCLKETIKIPSLVISTGGGIVTKSENWGILRQGIIAWIDLDKDIAIERLKNEIKNRPLLQGKNLNDLYMNIFQSRENLYSQADLRIQVKKENIEEVAMKIINAIHKEIIS, encoded by the coding sequence ATGGAACAATCCATTATCGAAAAAACAGTTCATACGATTAAGGGCAGAAGCATATTTTTAATAGGAATGATGGGTTCTGGCAAGTCACAAACTGGTTTGAAGCTGGCTGAATTATTGAAGTATAAATACATTGATTTAGATTCATTAATAGAGAAGTTGGCAAAAAAATCTATCAATCAAATTTTTAATGATGAAGGAGAAGATAATTTCCGTGAATTAGAAGCAAACTGCCTTAAAGAAACTATCAAAATTCCTTCATTAGTAATCTCAACTGGGGGAGGAATAGTTACCAAATCGGAAAACTGGGGAATCTTAAGACAGGGAATAATTGCTTGGATAGATCTCGACAAAGATATAGCAATTGAAAGATTGAAAAATGAGATTAAAAATAGGCCACTTCTTCAGGGAAAGAATCTAAATGATCTGTATATGAACATTTTTCAATCTAGAGAAAATTTGTATTCTCAAGCTGATCTAAGAATTCAAGTAAAAAAAGAAAATATTGAAGAAGTTGCTATGAAAATAATTAATGCAATTCATAAAGAAATAATTAGTTAA